A genomic region of Gemmata massiliana contains the following coding sequences:
- a CDS encoding LexA family protein, whose translation MDERPALDGTLLNVFEAARAEARARDGLPITLESLVERAGLHDRSHARKLVKKLAERGYVKQIESGGTILVPGERAGCELPLLGHTAAGAPIANLSTNYEYFNFNDAFGGDGNFMLKVRGRSMIGDCINDGDLLILKPSSVAEDGQKVVCKIEDELTLKVFRKIRNAYWLYACNTKVKPRKLDPKQDNQIIGILIGVVRQEQ comes from the coding sequence CCCGCGCGGAGGCGCGGGCGAGAGACGGGTTGCCTATCACACTTGAATCTCTTGTGGAACGCGCTGGGTTGCATGACCGGAGCCACGCACGCAAGCTCGTGAAGAAACTCGCCGAACGCGGATACGTCAAGCAGATCGAATCAGGCGGTACGATCCTGGTCCCCGGTGAGCGGGCCGGTTGCGAGCTGCCTCTGCTGGGCCACACCGCAGCCGGCGCCCCGATCGCGAACCTCTCGACGAACTACGAGTATTTCAACTTCAACGACGCATTTGGTGGTGATGGCAATTTCATGCTGAAGGTGCGTGGCCGGTCAATGATCGGAGATTGCATCAACGATGGAGATCTGCTCATTCTCAAGCCGTCGTCTGTTGCTGAGGACGGGCAAAAGGTGGTGTGCAAAATCGAAGACGAGCTGACCCTCAAAGTGTTCCGCAAGATCCGGAACGCCTATTGGCTTTACGCCTGCAATACCAAAGTGAAGCCCCGCAAGCTCGACCCAAAACAAGATAACCAAATCATCGGCATCCTGATCGGCGTGGTGCGCCAGGAGCAGTGA
- a CDS encoding tyrosine-type recombinase/integrase, whose amino-acid sequence MARGKKKAARQRRHKGTGSFFLSESRGVYIGRVIVGRTPAGKPIYVERSDPTEAGLAAKLARLEPPKADATMRDWLARWLDEMGVRGRTEKIRRGAVSNYLAPSLGHLKVREVTVQQINRAATAWAEKVAPATVRLYLSVLHTAMKAAQDAGLRTDNPAGAVKKPVAPKKKIYPFTRDEVKLIVAEAAKLPRTRIVGALILLGCRMGEALALDVPAFDPITGELSITETQDHDKTRGPTKSANGVRTIDVPPDLLPILTAAIGERTSGSIFTSPEGGRSQHDSTRNAWVRVLKQVGLKYRNPHQARHTVATLLLAAGWGVGDVAAYLGDSPETIMRTYCHPTGAKMGAAFHAVLHG is encoded by the coding sequence ATGGCCCGTGGTAAGAAGAAGGCCGCACGCCAGCGCCGGCACAAAGGCACTGGGTCATTCTTCCTGAGTGAGTCTCGGGGCGTGTACATCGGTCGTGTGATCGTGGGCCGAACCCCCGCGGGTAAACCTATATACGTTGAGCGGAGCGACCCGACAGAGGCCGGGCTTGCCGCAAAACTCGCACGGCTGGAACCTCCTAAAGCTGATGCCACGATGCGAGACTGGCTCGCACGGTGGCTCGACGAAATGGGCGTTCGTGGTCGCACTGAGAAGATCCGCCGCGGCGCGGTCTCGAACTACCTGGCGCCGTCGCTCGGGCACCTCAAAGTGCGAGAGGTAACGGTGCAGCAGATCAACCGCGCCGCTACAGCTTGGGCCGAAAAGGTCGCGCCTGCGACAGTTCGGTTGTACCTGTCGGTTCTTCACACTGCCATGAAAGCGGCTCAGGATGCCGGGTTAAGAACGGACAACCCCGCCGGCGCGGTCAAGAAGCCTGTGGCACCCAAAAAGAAGATATACCCGTTCACACGCGACGAGGTGAAGCTCATCGTGGCAGAGGCCGCGAAATTGCCACGCACGCGGATCGTCGGGGCGCTAATCCTGCTTGGATGTCGAATGGGCGAAGCACTCGCGCTCGACGTTCCCGCATTCGATCCCATCACCGGTGAACTGTCCATTACCGAAACGCAGGACCACGATAAGACTCGCGGCCCGACCAAGAGCGCGAATGGGGTGAGGACGATTGATGTGCCACCGGATCTGCTCCCGATTCTTACGGCGGCAATCGGCGAACGGACGAGCGGTTCGATTTTTACCAGCCCAGAGGGTGGTCGATCCCAACACGACTCGACGCGAAACGCCTGGGTTCGGGTGCTCAAACAGGTTGGTTTGAAGTACCGGAATCCACACCAGGCCCGTCACACGGTCGCCACCCTCCTGCTTGCGGCTGGTTGGGGCGTAGGGGATGTTGCGGCGTACCTTGGCGATTCACCCGAGACGATTATGCGCACCTACTGCCACCCTACAGGCGCAAAGATGGGGGCCGCCTTTCACGCGGTGTTGCACGGGTAA